CTCGCTCAACATTATTCGCAGCATCACCGAGTTCATCTCTCAAGACCAGTACAAAAATATCGTTCCCTTCTTTGGTGTCGTTAACGAGGCTCAGACCAGCAGAATTGGCATTGATACGATCACCAGTTTGTGAGTATTGACGATCATGACGTAGTTTATTTGCCCAATTAACGACCCTGGCACAGCTACATTGAAATGCACGATATGATGCGTAACATTACTGGCCTTGGCAAGGGTCCCTTTATCTCTGTTCACGACGGCTTCCAGCCTCTTGAGCGATGGGTCGACTTTATGCCGGGCTCTGACCGTGTCGCGCTCGGTAAGTAGCCGGACTCGTCGTCGATTGGATCCCCTGGCTCACCTCCTGTGTCAGATTCTCACCCGTACTTTGCGTTTTCCGAGACCCTCGACTCGTCGCCGCTCGCTCAACAGGTTACCCGCCCGTGCAGCCGCTGGGGTGCTCGTTTCAACGGTACGATGGACACCTATGGCTTCGCCGCTGCTGGTGAATGGAGTTTGGCCTTTAACGATTGCGGGTGCGTTGTCATTCTCATGACCTTCTACTCGCTCTAATTTGTCGATTTTTTTAGTCTCTACCTGAACGGCGCTAGCAGCGGCTATCGTTATGACGGTACCTTGCCCTCGTACACGGGCCCTGCTATCGGTAGCTGTGACCCGTGGTTGGATGCCAGCAACTGGGACGACACTGTCAAGGAGAACTTGAAGCAGTTTGCTCTTGCCCATATGGATGCTTTCCAGGTTTGTGGCCCCGTGCATACACTTTCCTCGCCCATCTAACCCATGGCTGTTTTCTTAGAACTACTTCTTCTGGACCTGGAAGATTGGTGCTTCTCTGGCGACTGGCAAGGTCAACTCTCCGCTCTGGTCCTACTCTCACGGTCTCGAAAACGGATACATGCCCACCGACCCCCGCGAAGCTGCTGGTGTATGCCGCAACTCGAACCCACGCGCCGGACCACTCAAGCCTTCGCAAACATCCTACGTCTCGCAGACCATCGCCGCCGCCGTCCGCTCGGCGCACCCCTTCCCGCCCGTGAGCCTCGCGGACCAAGCCAACGCGGCTGCTCTCCCCACGTACACCGCGACTGGCACACCCGTCACGATGCCCGCCCCCACGTTTGCTTCTGCGACTGCCTCGGTCGGTAGCGGTTGGGTTGGGGGAAGCGGTGGGTGGGAGGGCGATTATGTTCCCGTTCAGGGATGCACGTATCCTGACCCATGGGACGCCGAGACTGCATCGATTCCGGGCGCGTGCACGGGAAGCAGGCGACGATTGGTTCGTGAGCCGCGGATGACGCCTCCCCCCGTAGCCAAGTAGAACATCTTGTGTCCTTTTCAGACTTATGAGCTCTATTCGCTGTCTTTTCCTCTCCAAAaacttttttttcttctcgTTGGCGTGTTTGACGAGTGTTGCTACCTTTTTTGATTGACACTTTTACGGACTTGGCTCACTCGTCGGTCCGTTCGTTTGCGCAGAATTGAACTGTCATTTTAGTGAGGCTTTCTTGCGTGTCTTGTCGTGTTGGAGTTTTGAGACTTTGTTTATCTCGTTGCTTGTGTAGTTATGTGATGGCGGTCATTTTAATGTATTTTCTTGGGGGGATTTGAAGAAAGTGGTTGTAGTGGAACCTGGGTGTGATTGCTCGGCGATTACATAATGCAAGGTGCTTCATTTGGAATACATTCCGAACAAACAAGCAGAGTTATCACAAAGTATTTCAATGCTTAAAGGTCGGTTGTCGATATCATCTGATTGTATGTGCAGGCAAATACACTGATGGATTATACAAAAGTTTCTTGCCACGCTAGCTCCAAGTAATTGAGCCACAAACGTATTGTAACTCTCGGCGTTGCTCCTGTTACCAAAAACCACAAGCTCAACAACCATGAGGCCCACTTGCA
The nucleotide sequence above comes from Rhizoctonia solani chromosome 3, complete sequence. Encoded proteins:
- a CDS encoding Cellulase (glycosyl hydrolase family 5 protein) gives rise to the protein MSDQNDNLVPPKAIGLQGNRDSVATSASADPSFKAHESGSAVALPVNELPRGESEKPKRGKRPLVLAAVGLAALAVIVVAVIVPVYYKVIKPKNNSAESSNGGGNSGGNPSGNNPSGGDPTNNAATWGGDGSTITKEDGSTFTYNNKFGGFWVYDPTNPFNNSARAQSWSPPLSEEWKYGEDHMRGVNLGGWLVLEPFISPALYEPYQPSAPGYGGIHAIDEWTLCQAIAANSSSGGVAKVIEEHYATFITEEDFAKIAAAGLNWVRIPIPYWAVEKFPEEPFLERVAWKYFLKAIEWSRKYGLRINLDLHTIPGSQNGFNHSGKRGQVNWMHGVMGVANAQRSLNIIRSITEFISQDQYKNIVPFFGVVNEAQTSRIGIDTITSFYIEMHDMMRNITGLGKGPFISVHDGFQPLERWVDFMPGSDRVALDSHPYFAFSETLDSSPLAQQVTRPCSRWGARFNGTMDTYGFAAAGEWSLAFNDCGLYLNGASSGYRYDGTLPSYTGPAIGSCDPWLDASNWDDTVKENLKQFALAHMDAFQNYFFWTWKIGASLATGKVNSPLWSYSHGLENGYMPTDPREAAGVCRNSNPRAGPLKPSQTSYVSQTIAAAVRSAHPFPPVSLADQANAAALPTYTATGTPVTMPAPTFASATASVGSGWVGGSGGWEGDYVPVQGCTYPDPWDAETASIPGACTGSRRRLVREPRMTPPPVAK